Part of the Chiloscyllium plagiosum isolate BGI_BamShark_2017 chromosome 46, ASM401019v2, whole genome shotgun sequence genome is shown below.
GAGGCACTGTCGTTTGGAGAGCAGTTGGTcaaactggacctgtattctcAAGAGGTAATTGTACTGAATATAGTTAAGGGTTTCAAAGGGCAGATGCAGGTGAGGTGTCGTCCATAGCGGAGCGGTCCGGAACCAGAGAGATATCAcattaatgggccgaatggcctactcctgtttcctaTGTGATCCGAGATGTGAGATCTCTTTGACAGGCTGCAGGAAATCCCTGACATCACGATTCTGTGGATGAGGGGATCCGGGAggggagatgtgcaggtaaaggACAGACAGAGGCTGTAGCTGATAAAGAGGAGCTTCCTCCTGGCGATGGGGCAGTCAGGAGGAGATTTCCTTTGGTGCTGGATGTCTCCCTCTAGTTGTCCAGATCCAGGAGACTGGGATGGTCCAGGATTACTGCTGTGCACATATAACCTAACCAGCCACTCTCCCTCACTATCCATGAAGGAGATGTACATCACCTCGTCCAGATCACACAGTAATCACCAGCATATATGCAGATAGCGTCCAAGGTGAACTGTGTTTCAATTGCTACTGTTTATCAGAGACAATGATTTACATCGACATAATTTCAGTTTGAGAGACTTTTGTCAGTATTAGAGAACGGCATGAACCAGCCCATTGAATGACTAAGCTTCCCATCCAATTGCAGTACACATAATTACATCCGGCCTTCCGCAGGATCCCAATGCACAACATAATCACAACTTCAGATTTTGTTATCCTTGATAATACGAGGTTTGGACTATTCCAGTCTCCCCAACCTTCACACAATACTCAGCTTCCAGTTCTGACACGATCTTCCCCCATGGTATTTTCCAGTTGGAAATGTTTCTTGCAGGATTCACCTTGTATTTCTCTGCAAACTCCTTGTNNNNNNNNNNNNNNNNNNNNNNNNNNNNNNNNNNNNNNNNNNNNNNNNNNNNNNNNNNNNNNNNNNNNNNNNNNNNNNNNNNNNNNNNNNNNNNNNNNNNNNNNNNNNNNNNNNNNNNNNNNNNNNNNNNNNNNNNNNNNNNNNNNNNNNNNNNNNNNNNNNNNNNNNNNNNNNNNNNNNNNNNNNNNNNNNNNNNNNNNNNNNNNNNNNNNNNNNNNNNNNNNNNNNNNNNNNNNNNNNNNNNNNNNNNNNNNNNNNNNNNNNNNNNNNNNNNNNNNNNNNNNNNNNNNNNNNNNNNNNNNNNNNNNNNNNNNNNNNNNNNNNNNNNNNNNNNNNNNNNNNNNNNNNNNNNNNNNNNNNNNNNNNNNNNNNNNNNNNNNNNNNNNNNNNNNNNNNNNNNNNNNNNNNNNNNNNNNNNNNNNNNNNNNNNNNNNNNNNNNNNNNNNNNNNNNNNNNNNNNNNNNNNNNNNNNNNNNNNNNNNNNNNNNNNNNNNNNNNNNNNNNNNNNNNNNNNNNNNNNNNNNNNNNNNNNNNNNNNNNNNNNNNNNNNNNNNNNNNNNNNNNNNNNNNNNNNNNNNNNNNNNNNNNNNNNNNNNNNNNNNNNNNNNNNNNNNNNNNNNNNNNNNNNNNNNNNNNNNNNNNNNNNNNNNNNNNNNNNNNNNNNNNNNNNNNNNNNNNNNNNNNNNNNNNNNNNNNNNNNNNNNNNNNNNNNNNNNNNNNNNNNNNNNNNNNNNNNNNNNNNNNNNNNNNNCAGGAATCACAGAATAATCTCGCACACGTCTCACTCTGGTCCTTTTCAGAGTATatgcttttaaacattgtaaagtAATAATGTCTCTCATTCGCTAGTCTCTTCAGGGGATTATGTTTGTCACAGAATCGATCATGCATCTCCTGAAATCTCTGAATGGCTTTGCCACACACATGGATTTTCACATCTGTACTTAATAGCTCATTGACTTTGAGTGTCTCCGCATCAAGTGTCTGTAGATTTCTGTCCACTTCTCTCAGAAGTTCATTACAAAGAAACAGGTTGTAACTCTCACCTCTCTTAACAATCTCTTCGACATAATCGTCACATTGTGATATCAATTGGAGAGTTTTCTTCTTCGCCTCCAGTAAACGTGCAGTTACCTCCCATTGTGCCACATTCTCGTCTTCcaagttttctttattttgatGGAAGGAACGTATCAGAGTAGTGTATGTTTTGTTTGTTCCCAGATGTTGCtcagtgatcttccattccacGTTGCTTAACTCAACAAGACTCTTCCCAGATGTGAGCTTTATTGTGAGTATTCTTCCTTGCTTCCTTGTATTTTCCCTCAAGCTCTTTTCCATGTCTCCCTCGATGTTGACTGCTATGGGCTGGAAATGTACTGATGCCATGACTTCTCTCCATATTGTTTCAAAGGTTTCACTCAGTTCACTGTCACCTTGATCTGTTGATTTAAGTTTCAAATTATCCAAGAGCAGATCAATCTTCTCTTGGATTCTCTCACTGAAACTACTTAAAATGCGATTTAATTCGTTAAGGTCTCTCCGCCTGTTCAATGCTTCCTCACATCTCATCTTTGTGCGTGTTTCAAGCTCCCGACTCAGTGAGTCAAAACTCGCTGCTGTCtcagctttaaaattctcaatcaGATGTGCCTGGTTGGTGTCCTCCTTAAAATACTTCTCCATCTCATTCAGTATTTGACTTTTCTCTTCACTGATCATCCTTGGAACGTCAATATCCAAAGTTCCTCTGAGTTCCTGAAGGTCCCCTTCACAGTTGGCAATTCGATTGATTGCTTTCTGAAGCCAGGAATGGACctcactcctcagcttccactCCAAATCCGAGTACTTCTCTGACAGTCGATTGTAGGCATCTGCCACCAAGCTGTTCCTGAAACTGAAGATGAAGTTCTCATGTTTCACTGCGTTCCATGTACTTTCCATCCAGCAAATGAACTCTGGGATGGTGGAAGGTCTCCTGttgagaaaatgctgcaaaatctTGTGTTTGAGTTCTGTCACCTTCTGACTGTATCCCATATTAACTAGCGCCATGGGGGGATTCCCACACCACAGCCCTGGGATGTACCAATTGTTTTTCTTGGAGTCATAATCCAAAATATCAGAGAACTTTGAGAATTTGTGATCTTGCCTCTCAGTTTTAGCTACAATCTTGGTCAGTGCGTCCAGCTCCTGGTGCAATGATTTGTGACTCCCCATATTCTTCTGATGTGCAGACACATCTCCAACCTTTTGGTGGACAAATTGACAATTGGGTCTTTTCCCGACCACTTTCATACGAATTAAGGCATGGACAACAATTTGCAGGATGTCCTTCATTTCTGAGGCAGTCTCTGTGGACATGGTTATGATGATCAAATCGCTTAAGCCAGCCACCAGAGTGGCCAGTTCATTGTCATGCTCATTTTGGCCATCCAAGCTGGACCGTTCCTGAGCCCGCAAGCCCTCAGTGTCCAGGATCAGGATGAAGTCGCAGGctttctccttcattgttcctgtTGTTCTAATGAGCTGCATGTAGACCCCAGAGGTGCATCTCCCACAGCCCACTGCAAACTGACAGCCAAACATTACATTCAACAGAGTGGACTTGCCTGTGCTTTGTAATCCCAACACTGAGAGGACAAAAATGCGGCAAGGCTTAACTTTCTTGTCAACTTCCATTAACACGCTAGTGACCCATTTCACGGGGATATTGGAAACATCTCCATCCATGAGCTCAATTGGGAAACCCTCCAACATCATATCAGCTGCCAGTGATGGAAACTGTTGGATATCTGAAGGAACACTTGGCTGGATATGAAACACCTCATAGATGAGTCCCATTTCCCGGAGGAAATGTTCCAATCCCAAGCTCTGGGATTTGTCCAGCAGGTTCTTATTGTGTTCAGTCAATTGTTCCTGAATACTTTGACTCTCCACTTGCTCCTCAGTCTCCAGGTTTAACATTATGTTACTATGAGACACTGTGACTGAGTTTGACTCCAATGCATTTCTTAGGCAATTTAGGAAAAGTTTCCTTTGGTTTCCCATTGTCTGGAGCCCAAGGATTATTTGCCTCATCAGATTCGACATCCCACGACGTGCAAGTGCCCGACAaagatcttctctctctctctgcagccgACTGACATAATCTGAAACTTTAGCATCACTGAGACACTTTAACTGACATATTTCCTTATCGATGCCTGAAATCTTTTCCCAAGTATCTCCTTGGAAATACAACTCTCTCTCTCGGATCATTTTAATGCCTTCGCTCACAATTACTCGAAGAATTTCTTCGGATTTTCCCCAAGCCTCTGAAATCACGTTGTTGTCTTCATCGATCAGAAACTTACTGGCCCTCGCTGCTGGGAGCATTGCTTGCAAACTCAGTGCCTCCTCTTTCACTTCTGCCCCCTTTCTCAGAATCTCTATTAATTTGGATCGAACAGTTCGTAGAAAGTCTTCTTCGTTTTTTCGGTGTTTTGTTAAaatatgatcttttgctattaaTTTAGTTTCAATCAACCTTTCTAAGTGGAAATATATTTGTGCCACCttggaattaaaaattaaaaacagtttCTGTTGAATCTGAGGATTGGAAAACAGAAATGTTTCGGCTTGTTCGTTCAAATGCTCAATGAAAACAAACAGAGTGGTGGCAACTTTACTCAGGAACTGGACATGTTCCGGAAAGTTTTGGGCATCCCCTCGGAGATTCATGACTGCCACAGCCTCTGGAATGATGTCAATGTCCTTACTGCCAGATGGCAAATACCAGATCATTTCTATCATTCCGTCTGAAACCTTCCTGCTTATATCGCCACATCGCATATCATAATGGACAAAATAATTCAGACTGGGTTGTGAGTTGCTGAAAACTTGATTTAACAGTTTAGATTTTGATGATGAGCAGTTGCCAAATCGAACAAAAGCGAACGTTGGAAGACTAGATGTGGCCATACATTCCTCAATGTATCCCGCCCTGTCTCTCATTGACTGAGGTCGGTAACTCCTCACGAAGGAACGCATGGGATGCATAAGAAAAGTTGGTCTCCCTTCCGGACTCGGCATGACGATTGGAAATGCAAACTGGCACAAGGACATTCGGACAATCACTTCCTGCTGCAGAATAGTGTCTGCACACACAAAGATCGCAGAAATAATGTCCAGTGGATGGAAAGACATTGCAGTAGCATTCGGACTTTGAGAGTAATAATTAAAATCATCTTCCGATGTTTCATCTTCAGATGTGTCCTGTTTTCTGGCATTAGAATTTGTCTCCATTAGCAGCCTGAGGAAATGCCAAGGGATATCTGTTGTGCTGGTGGATTTCTTGTCCTCCACAGTCTCAATATTCATCTCCTTTACTTTATTCAGGGACAGCTTGTTGGGATAAAATTCCCACAGCCCAAGAGTTTTCAGAAGCTGCTGAAATGCATCCCAACAGTCGGTACTTGGTTCCCCACCTCGATTCTCCTCAGTACAGTCCTCATATTTATCAATACCCAAattgtccattcccctcatgaatGGATTCTTCAATTTTCTAAAATAGTAAGaaagcaaaacaacatttttactGCATAGTTCCAACCTTCAGACCTACTGAAATCTTCACAGTTCAACAGTGTCAAACTTTTCCTGTTAGAGATGGTTATCTATCCATTTAGAATCTGGTACATCATTAAATCCTatcacttttgaaatgtaatggtGGAATGATCAGCTTGTGCAATCTCGATTTCCTCAATTCCTGCAAAATACTTCTGGGAAATCTACTAGGTTACTGTAATATTCAATATTGTTTCGTAAAGATACAATTTGAAGTTTTCTCAATTGACAAATGGTTTTGACTTTTGAGTTTGAGGTAGAGGCAAAATAATGCTGGACAACTTAAAGAAACAGACAATGCCAGAAATGCTCATAGCAGCTGTGGAGGTGGTGGCATCGTTATATTATCACTgagctgttaatccagtgacccaggtaatattctgtggACCCAGGTTTcagtcctgccatggcagatggtgggatttgaattcaatgaaaatctacaATTAAGATTCTAAAGATGACCAcaaatcaattgtcagaaaataaagcctacctgattcactaatgtcctttagggaaggaaactgccatctttacctggttatgtccatgtgactccagatctacagcaatgtagttgactcttaactgccatctgagcaattagtgatgggtagcctagccagcgacaccaaCACCCCTAAaatgtgggatttttaaaattccaattcaACGAATGAAAGAAGAGGAAGAGTTAACGTTCTGCTGTGCGTTTAAATCATCTTCAGAACTGCAAAAGAGCTTGTGATGCTTAGCTCCCAAAAAGAATTTCGAAATCGGgtgttaatgcattgtctgagatcAGGGATAAAATGCAACCATGAACCAGGAATGTTTTGAGATGTGTTAAGTGGGTTCTCCGAGAGAGAGACGGGAAGTTTGGGCACATTGTGGTCCATGACACTGTTTGGGGAAATCTGTCAGAGGAATTTAATGCATCTCAGACACGCATGTGGGTGTAGCAAGACCTCTGACAGCAAATTGGCCATGAATGCAAAAGGGTTTGAGTAGAGGAGCAGGATGCCTtactgcagctgtccaggacCTTGGTTAGAGCATACCTGGAGGATTGCTTGCAATTGTATTATCCATCATTAAGAAGACGCAAAATTGCCTTAGTGCAGTGAAAaatcaccagactgattcccattACAACATATGAGAAGGGTTTGGATTGACTGGGTCGGTATTTTCTAAACTGAGgcatagagtcaaagaatcatagagatgtacagcacagaaacagacccttcggtctgacccaatctagtcccacctgccagcacccggcccatatccctctaaacccttcctattcatatacccaaccaaatgcctcttaaatgttgcaattgtaccagcctccaccactccctctggcagctcattccatacacgcatcaccctctgtatgaaaacgttgtcccgAAGGTCTTTTTacctatttatccgatccatgcccctcataattttgtgaacctctataaggtaacccctcagcctccgatgctccagggataacagccccagcctgttcagcttcaaGAGATCTATTCTTTATTGAGTACCTTGAGAGGCTCTTACCCCACAATCTTGTGTAATAGATGTTCACCACtccttgagagaagaaattttgcCTCGTCACAGTGCAAAATGGACTACTGTGCACCCTAAGACTTAACCCCTTGTTCAGAATCCTTaaaccagggaaaaaaaatcatccctGTATCCAGTTGATCTCACGCTGGCAGAATTTCACatgtggtggaaggttgtttttgcgactggaggcctgtgaccagtggagtgccacaaggatcggcgctcgaccctctactttttgtcatttgcataaatgatttggatgcgagcataagaggtagttggtaagtttgcagatgacaccaaaattgggggtggagtggacagcgaagagggttacctcagattacaagaggatctggaccagatgggccaatgggctgagaagtggcagatggagtttaattcagataaatgcgaggtgctgcattttgggaaagcaaatcttagccggacttacacacttaattgcatgcaattctggtctccttcctatcggaaagatgttgtgaaacttgaaagggttcagaaaagatttacaaggatgttgccagggttggaggatttgagctatagggagagaattaacaggctggggctgttttccctggagtgtcggaggatgagaggtgaccttagagaggtttataaaatcgtgaggggcatagataagataaatagacaaagtcttttccctggggtcggggtgtccagaactagagggcataggtttagggtgagaggggaaagatataaaagagatttaaggggcaaattttcattcagagggtgatacgtgtatggaatgagctgccagaggaagtggtggaggctggtacaattgcaacattgaacaggcatttggatgggtatatgattaggaaaggtttggagggatatgggccgggtgctggcatgtgggactaaattgggttgggatatctggtcggcatggacgggttggaccaaagggtctgtttccgtactgtacatcacCAAGACTCTATGACAACAACCTATAAAGTGCTTGTTATGCTACAAGATTCAAAATATGAATGTCTATGGGGAAGAAGCTGCAACTGCTCAAATTGGAACGTTGTACCAAAAACCATTCAGTTAGCAGGCCCAAGCCGCATTTTTACCCAGAGAACAGTTTAAATTCAGCCAATTATCTCTGAGTGAGGCCACTCAGAGATAAAggaccaattaaatttaaatctgaaaccACTCATATGAGAAATTGATGTGTCATGGGGGGTATATAACAGAGGGGCAACTGGACAGAGAAGGGAGAGCAAACAGCGATCTGAGAAAGAAATACTGAGCTCTCACAAGCAAAACTCCACACTCTCAAAACGGCCTCATCTACCTATAAAAGTACAACTTTCTTGACACCAGAGGCGTTCAGAACAGATTAGTTACAGAGAAAGCAACCCTGAGGGTAGTATCagtgaagaggaagaggaagaggaatgtTCTGGAAGATCCATTCTGTGTGAACTTTGGGGGACTATGTTTTAATGTATTGTTTTCTTATTAATTGGATTTATACAAGTGGGACCTATGTTGTTGGAACAGCCTACTCGTAAAATTCGGTTCAGTAAGGGAATAGGTAGGAGTTAGAAGAGATTTATTCTGTTTGTTAGTAATTAGGTTAATTTATTCACTGTtggagttaaataaataaattgctcGTTGTTAATTATAAAGTGGGTGACaggattccatttcatttaaCCGCTCCTTTCTAACAGATTCGGTGGGAGATCGGTTATACCCCTTGTCACACTATATCAGATTGTGAGACGATCTTTTCTAAGTGCTTCATTTTTAATCCTCAGAAAAGTATCGACCTCCATGTCATCGCACTCTCCTGCAGCCGCTCCtaaagcctgcacatccttgctgTAATGTGGCGAGCAGAACTGAACATAACACTCTGAATGTTGCCTCACCAAAGGcttttaaagctgcaacatgacatcttgactcttgtactcaatcccCCAACCagtaaaggtaagcatgccatacaccttctttaccaccctatcgaCTTGAGTGGCCACCTTCAGGGTGCTATAATATCCCTCTGTCAATCAAtgttgttcagggtcctgccattaactgtaaaGTTTTCCTTcctatttgatctcccaaagtgcagcacctcacatatacCCAGGTTAAACACTATCTGCcgtttctccacccatatctgcaacagatctatatcccactgtatcctttgataacaccatccacaattccaccaatctgtttatcatttacaaacttactaaccgagATTTAgaatttttagattttagattacattacagtgtggaaacaggcccttcggcccaacaagtccacaccgacacgccgaagcgaaacccacccatactcctacatttaccccttacctaacactacgggcaattttttatggccaattcacctgaccctgcacatctttggactgtgggaggaaaccggagcacccggagtaaacccacgcagacacggggagaacgtgcaaactccacacagtcagtcgcctgaggcgggaattgaacccggatctctagcgctgtgaggcagcagtgctaactgctgcgccaccgtgccgcccactatcctAGCTAACCTAGCTATCTATATTTTCATTCGAGTCATTTATATATGTACaagaaacagcagaggtcccagtatggacccctgcagaacaccaatgggcacagacctccagcctgaaacacactcttccaccaccatcctctgccttctgTGGGTAAACCAATTCTGAATGCATGCAGCCAGGTCACTGTGATTCCAGTGCATTGTAAGCTTCTGGCTGAGCCTACCATGAGGTACCTTGCTGAAAGCCTTACTGAATAGCatacagacaacatccactgctctaccctcaatcaactttgtcatctccttgaaaaattccagttAGTGAGATATGACCTGCCgtgcacaaagccacgctgactgtccctaattaggccatgcttttgcAAATGTGCTTAAATTCTACccttaagaattctctccaatagctccCCAGCCACCATTGTGAGACTCACCACTCTACAGTGTCCTGGATGAcccctatttcccttcttaaacaaaagaacaacatTAGCTCCTCAGCAGTTTTCCGGAACCTCCCCAGTGGCTAGTGAGGATACAACGATCTTGGTCAAGGGCCCtgtaatctcctctcttgcctctctcggTAACCTGGGGTGGATACAATCGGGCCCTGGTCACTTATCTAACtgaatgctcttcaagagacccaacaccacttctttcttgatctcaaaatgcccgaGCATATTAGCATGCTTCACACTAATCTCATTGTCATCCCTGTCTCAGTCCTGGGTGAGTACCTACACAGAGTACTCAGTTAGGAATTCACCCAcattctctgcctccaagcacaagctCCCtcttttatccttgagtggtcctacctctccctagttattctccTGTTTCTAATGTGTGTACagaaggccttgggattctctttattcctgttaggttcttttcccaaggtgtcacacacgagatgcaatttgtgcacaccaacttctgcaaacagtgaAAGTTTATTAAAAGTCTGTACATGCCCAATAGGCGTGTGAAGCCCCAAATAAaggaaacacatcccctttatacagttTGCAATGCTCacagagatgttgtgaaacttgaaagggttcagaaaagatttacaaggatgttgccagggttggaggatttgagctatagggagagaattaacaggctggggctgttttccctggagtgtcggaggatgagaggtgaccttagagaggtttataaaatcatgaggggcatagataggataaatagacaaagtcttttccctggggtcggggtgtccagaactagagggcataggtttagggtgagaggggaaagatataaaagagatttaaggggcaaattttcattcagagggtgatacgtgtatggaatgagctgccagaggaagtggtggaggctggtacaattgcaacatttaacaggcatttggatgggtacatgattaggaagggtttggagggatatgggccgggtgctggcatgtgggacgaaattgggttgggatatctggtcggcatggacgggttggaccaaagggttttttccgtactgtacatcacCAAGACTCTATGACAACAACCTATAAAGTGCTTGTTATGCTACAAGATTCAAAATATGAATGTCTGTGGGGAAGAAGCTGCAACTGCTCAAATTGGAACATTGTACCAAAAACCATTCAGTTAGCAGGCCCAAGCCGCATTTCTACCCAGAGAACAGTTTAAATTCAGCCAATTAACTTAAGAGGCCACTCAGAGATAAAGGACCAATTAAATTTAAACCTGAAACCACTCATATGAGAAATTGATGTGTCATGGGGGGTATATAACAGAGGGGCAACTGGACAGAGAAGGGAGAGCAAACAGCGATCTGAGAAAGAAATACTGAGCTCTCACAAGAAAAACTCCACACTCTCAAAACTGCCTCATCTACCTATAAAAGTACAACTTTCTTGACACCAGAGGCGTTCAGAACAGATTAGTTACAGAGAAAGCAACCCTGAGGGCAGTATCAGtggagaggaagaggaagaggaatgtTCTGGAAGATCCATTCTGTGTGAACTTTGGGGGACTATGTTTTAATGTATTGTTTTCTTATTAATTGGATTTATATAAGTGGGACCTATGTTGTTGGAACAGCCTACTCGTAAAATTCGGTTCAGTAAGGGAATAGGTAGGAGTTAGAAGAGATTTATTCTGTTTGTTAGTAATTAGGTTAATTTATTCACTGTtggagttaaataaataaattgtttgttGTTAATTATAAAGTGGGTGACaggattccatttcatttaaCCCTCCTTTCTAACAGATTCGGTGGGA
Proteins encoded:
- the LOC122544129 gene encoding up-regulator of cell proliferation-like, which translates into the protein MRGMDNLGIDKYEDCTEENRGGEPSTDCWDAFQQLLKTLGLWEFYPNKLSLNKVKEMNIETVEDKKSTSTTDIPWHFLRLLMETNSNARKQDTSEDETSEDDFNYYSQSPNATAMSFHPLDIISAIFVCADTILQQEVIVRMSLCQFAFPIVMPSPEGRPTFLMHPMRSFVRSYRPQSMRDRAGYIEECMATSSLPTFAFVRFGNCSSSKSKLLNQVFSNSQPSLNYFVHYDMRCGDISRKVSDGMIEMIWYLPSGSKDIDIIPEAVAVMNLRGDAQNFPEHVQFLSKVATTLFVFIEHLNEQAETFLFSNPQIQQKLFLIFNSKVAQIYFHLERLIETKLIAKDHILTKHRKNEEDFLRTVRSKLIEILRKGAEVKEEALSLQAMLPAARASKFLIDEDNNVISEAWGKSEEILRVIVSEGIKMIRERELYFQGDTWEKISGIDKEICQLKCLSDAKVSDYVSRLQREREDLCRALARRGMSNLMRQIILGLQTMGNQRKLFLNCLRNALESNSVTVSHSNIMLNLETEEQVESQSIQEQLTEHNKNLLDKSQSLGLEHFLREMGLIYEVFHIQPSVPSDIQQFPSLAADMMLEGFPIELMDGDVSNIPVKWVTSVLMEVDKKVKPCRIFVLSVLGLQSTGKSTLLNVMFGCQFAVGCGRCTSGVYMQLIRTTGTMKEKACDFILILDTEGLRAQERSSLDGQNEHDNELATLVAGLSDLIIITMSTETASEMKDILQIVVHALIRMKVVGKRPNCQFVHQKVGDVSAHQKNMGSHKSLHQELDALTKIVAKTERQDHKFSKFSDILDYDSKKNNWYIPGLWCGNPPMALVNMGYSQKVTELKHKILQHFLNRRPSTIPEFICWMESTWNAVKHENFIFSFRNSLVADAYNRLSEKYSDLEWKLRSEVHSWLQKAINRIANCEGDLQELRGTLDIDVPRMISEEKSQILNEMEKYFKEDTNQAHLIENFKAETAASFDSLSRELETRTKMRCEEALNRRRDLNELNRILSSFSERIQEKIDLLLDNLKLKSTDQGDSELSETFETIWREVMASVHFQPIAVNIEGDMEKSLRENTRKQGRILTIKLTSGKSLVELSNVEWKITEQHLGTNKTYTTLIRSFHQNKENLEDENVAQWEVTARLLEAKKKTLQLISQCDDYVEEIVKRGESYNLFLCNELLREVDRNLQTLDAETLKVNELLSTDVKIHVCGKAIQRFQEMHDRFCDKHNPLKRLANERHYYFTMFKSIYSEKDQSETCARLFCD